One segment of Cloacibacillus sp. DNA contains the following:
- a CDS encoding saccharopine dehydrogenase C-terminal domain-containing protein yields the protein MKGDNVMRILHVGAGMIGSVIAKDIMKKHSVTVLDGKAANLDFINEENQIKCVLGDVTDKQKLSELIAENDIISIALPGRLAIEVVRESLAQKKITFDISSIPNNVLLGELCNFAKKQQTLYVPKIGIAPGMTNFLCGRGAALLDDVADIEIYVGGIPERRVPPMDYKTVFCLPETLQEYVDPAEVVVGGKTEYKEALSGLHEVYFEGFEGLEAFITDGLATLPKTLKAKNMTEYTIRWSGHAKNIRNLIEMGFFETKEESYKGASFSPREYLISRLAPLWEMKIERGDSDATLFRIIVRGQKNGHAREYTWEMIDKYDTKRGITSMAKCTAFTCATFIDACAEGMIKAGEMVFPEILAKDDKLYSFIMSELSKKGVPFKEQTALLEDF from the coding sequence ATGAAAGGGGATAATGTGATGCGTATTCTACATGTTGGTGCAGGGATGATTGGTAGCGTAATAGCAAAAGATATAATGAAAAAACATAGTGTGACGGTTTTAGATGGCAAAGCGGCAAATTTGGATTTTATAAACGAGGAAAATCAGATAAAGTGTGTCTTGGGAGATGTAACGGATAAACAGAAACTATCCGAGTTGATTGCGGAAAATGACATTATATCAATAGCTCTACCTGGAAGGTTAGCAATAGAAGTGGTAAGAGAATCTTTAGCACAAAAAAAGATAACTTTTGATATAAGTTCTATACCCAATAATGTATTGCTTGGTGAATTGTGTAATTTTGCTAAAAAGCAACAAACGCTTTATGTTCCCAAGATAGGAATAGCGCCAGGGATGACAAACTTTTTGTGCGGCAGAGGCGCTGCGTTACTGGATGATGTTGCAGATATAGAAATATATGTAGGGGGGATACCAGAAAGAAGAGTTCCTCCAATGGACTATAAGACAGTTTTTTGTTTGCCAGAGACACTTCAAGAGTATGTTGACCCAGCTGAAGTAGTGGTTGGAGGTAAAACAGAGTATAAAGAGGCTCTGTCGGGACTTCATGAAGTTTACTTTGAAGGGTTTGAAGGACTTGAAGCCTTTATAACGGATGGTCTTGCGACTCTGCCGAAAACTTTAAAGGCTAAGAATATGACGGAATATACCATTCGTTGGTCGGGGCATGCGAAGAACATACGAAACCTCATCGAAATGGGTTTCTTTGAAACGAAGGAAGAGAGCTATAAAGGCGCCTCCTTTTCCCCTCGTGAATATCTGATATCGCGTCTAGCGCCTCTCTGGGAGATGAAAATTGAGCGCGGCGATAGTGATGCGACCCTTTTTCGGATAATTGTAAGGGGACAGAAGAATGGACATGCTAGAGAGTATACATGGGAAATGATTGATAAATATGATACAAAACGTGGCATAACCTCAATGGCCAAATGCACGGCGTTTACTTGCGCGACTTTTATAGATGCCTGTGCTGAGGGTATGATAAAGGCTGGGGAGATGGTATTCCCTGAAATATTAGCTAAAGATGATAAATTATATTCGTTTATAATGTCTGAACTGTCCAAAAAAGGCGTTCCCTTTAAGGAACAAACGGCGCTTTTAGAAGATTTTTAA